One genomic region from Haloprofundus salinisoli encodes:
- a CDS encoding Mov34/MPN/PAD-1 family protein, which produces MRLFRSSEILGIAAETLEFVLEASEETHPNEYMGFLRGEDARDLGLNRDGTVITDVLVIPGTESNPVSATVRTSMVPNDRNAVGSVHSHPNGVLRPSDADLATFGNGDAHIIIGAPYGWNDWRAFDREGKRRKLDVFDVDLPDDEAFFDFTQEDIDRELSEDS; this is translated from the coding sequence ATGCGGCTCTTCCGGTCGAGTGAGATCCTCGGTATCGCCGCCGAGACGCTCGAATTCGTCCTCGAAGCCTCCGAAGAGACCCATCCCAACGAGTACATGGGATTTCTCCGCGGCGAGGACGCCCGCGACCTCGGGCTGAACCGCGACGGCACCGTCATCACCGACGTGCTGGTGATCCCGGGGACGGAATCGAATCCGGTGAGCGCGACGGTCAGGACGAGCATGGTCCCGAACGACAGAAACGCCGTCGGGTCGGTTCACTCGCATCCAAACGGCGTGCTCCGCCCGAGCGACGCCGACCTCGCGACGTTCGGCAACGGCGACGCTCACATCATTATCGGCGCACCGTACGGGTGGAACGACTGGCGCGCGTTCGACCGGGAGGGCAAGCGCCGGAAACTCGACGTGTTCGACGTCGACCTTCCGGACGACGAGGCGTTCTTCGACTTCACGCAGGAAGATATCGACCGGGAACTCTCCGAGGACTCATGA
- a CDS encoding phosphotransacetylase family protein encodes MTETLLVTSTQDSTGKTAVTLALGLLAQDRGLSVGYMKPKGTRLQSNVGKTLDEDPMLARELLDTDAEMHEMEPIVYSPTFVQGAVRGQESGEDLAEIVREYYDVLSADTDLMLVEGGGKHTTGGIVDLTDPEVAGLLDAKVLLVADYATPADLDDVLAAVDDVRAEGEDRLAGVLFNRVGDAAYDELEKEVVSFLESRDVPVLGVVPRERELAGVSVADLAEELGAELVTDAPTDAYVERFLVGAMGADEALRYFRRTKDAAVITGGDRADVQTAALQAPGVKCLVLTGGHRPSGAVIGRAESEGVPVLVLNADTLSAIDRAEEIIRGGRTRDERTVELMRELLFEHADVDALVPAAADDE; translated from the coding sequence ATGACTGAAACCCTACTGGTGACCTCGACGCAGGACAGTACCGGAAAGACGGCGGTGACGCTCGCGCTCGGCTTGCTCGCGCAGGACCGCGGCCTCTCGGTCGGCTACATGAAGCCGAAGGGGACGCGTCTGCAGAGCAACGTCGGCAAGACGCTCGACGAGGACCCGATGCTCGCGCGCGAACTGCTCGACACTGACGCCGAGATGCACGAGATGGAGCCCATCGTCTACTCGCCGACGTTCGTGCAGGGCGCGGTCCGCGGCCAGGAGAGCGGCGAGGACCTCGCCGAAATCGTCCGCGAGTACTACGACGTGCTCTCGGCGGACACCGACCTGATGCTCGTCGAAGGCGGCGGCAAACACACCACCGGCGGCATCGTCGACCTCACCGACCCCGAAGTCGCCGGCCTCCTCGACGCGAAGGTACTTCTCGTCGCCGACTACGCGACGCCCGCCGACCTCGACGACGTGCTCGCCGCCGTCGACGACGTGCGCGCCGAGGGCGAAGACCGCCTGGCCGGCGTGCTGTTCAACCGCGTCGGCGACGCCGCCTACGACGAACTGGAGAAGGAGGTCGTCTCCTTCCTCGAAAGCCGCGACGTGCCCGTCCTCGGCGTCGTCCCGCGCGAGCGAGAACTCGCCGGCGTCTCCGTCGCCGACCTCGCCGAGGAACTCGGCGCGGAGCTCGTCACCGACGCGCCGACCGACGCCTACGTCGAGCGCTTCCTCGTCGGCGCGATGGGTGCCGACGAGGCGCTTCGCTACTTCCGCCGGACGAAAGACGCCGCCGTCATCACCGGCGGCGACCGCGCGGACGTCCAGACCGCCGCGCTCCAGGCACCCGGCGTGAAGTGTCTCGTCCTCACCGGCGGACACCGACCGTCTGGCGCGGTTATCGGCCGCGCGGAGTCCGAGGGCGTTCCGGTGCTGGTGCTCAACGCGGACACGCTGTCGGCCATCGACCGCGCCGAGGAGATCATCCGCGGCGGCCGGACGCGCGACGAACGCACCGTCGAACTGATGCGCGAACTGCTGTTCGAGCACGCCGACGTCGACGCGCTCGTTCCGGCGGCGGCCGACGACGAGTAA
- a CDS encoding putative manganese transporter → MGEFTALGQTGLSAELLDIFLASVRDGFVQVSAFVAVTVLAFSYVQYRTNGQLIARLESEEKYQPLVGALMGLTPGCGGAIVMMPLYVRGSVSFGTVVATLIATAGDSAFVILVLAPEAALYAYGLAFASAVVFGYGIDRFGMGVDRIDRAVARVGRTVTDGGVAAPAVGSQVHHYEDQQGCEVDGPVRDAPMLRRVSQAALAVWWVAAVGGLVAGVLYLLRGAPEVPIVADATFAGAFTVFGLVGTTLSFYLYFVGRRYVGHGHVGRARDTFGNVYETLTHAAMETSFVTVWVIGAYLLYEYGILLTGVDLQVFAAAAGVLAPVGAALVGLIPGCGPQILLATAYAEGAIPFSALTANAISQDGDALFPLLAIDKKAAVVASIYTTIPALVVGIVLHVAFGPKFGFGVL, encoded by the coding sequence ATGGGTGAGTTCACCGCGCTCGGCCAGACGGGACTCTCGGCGGAACTGCTCGATATCTTCCTCGCGTCGGTCCGCGACGGCTTCGTCCAGGTCAGCGCGTTCGTCGCGGTGACCGTGTTGGCGTTCAGTTACGTTCAGTACCGGACGAACGGGCAACTGATAGCGCGACTCGAATCCGAGGAGAAGTACCAACCGCTCGTCGGCGCGCTGATGGGGCTGACACCGGGCTGTGGCGGCGCTATCGTGATGATGCCGCTGTACGTCCGCGGGAGTGTCTCCTTCGGAACCGTGGTGGCGACGCTCATCGCGACGGCCGGGGATTCAGCGTTCGTCATCCTCGTGCTCGCGCCCGAAGCGGCGCTGTACGCCTACGGACTCGCCTTCGCCTCGGCGGTCGTCTTCGGCTACGGGATCGACCGGTTCGGGATGGGCGTCGACCGCATCGACCGAGCGGTGGCGCGCGTCGGGCGGACGGTGACCGACGGCGGCGTCGCCGCCCCCGCAGTCGGCAGCCAGGTCCACCACTACGAGGACCAGCAGGGATGCGAAGTCGACGGTCCGGTCCGCGACGCACCGATGCTCCGCCGGGTGAGCCAAGCCGCCCTCGCCGTCTGGTGGGTCGCGGCCGTCGGCGGACTCGTCGCCGGCGTGCTCTACCTCCTCCGCGGCGCACCGGAGGTGCCGATAGTCGCCGACGCCACCTTCGCAGGGGCGTTCACGGTCTTCGGTCTCGTCGGAACCACGCTGTCGTTCTATCTCTACTTCGTCGGCCGCCGCTACGTCGGCCACGGTCACGTGGGACGCGCCCGCGACACGTTCGGCAACGTCTACGAGACGCTGACGCACGCGGCGATGGAGACGTCGTTCGTCACCGTCTGGGTCATCGGCGCGTACCTCCTGTACGAGTACGGCATCCTCCTGACCGGCGTCGACCTGCAGGTGTTCGCCGCCGCGGCGGGCGTTCTCGCGCCCGTCGGTGCGGCGCTCGTCGGGTTGATTCCCGGCTGTGGTCCGCAGATTCTGCTCGCGACGGCGTACGCCGAGGGCGCGATTCCGTTCTCGGCGCTGACGGCCAACGCCATCAGCCAGGACGGCGACGCGCTGTTCCCGCTCCTCGCCATCGACAAGAAAGCCGCCGTCGTCGCCAGCATCTACACGACGATTCCGGCGCTCGTCGTCGGTATCGTGCTTCACGTCGCGTTCGGACCGAAGTTCGGATTCGGGGTGCTGTGA
- a CDS encoding DUF7545 family protein, with protein MVDTETYTIEGPDGDTDTVELPAGLVDVLSEQGEQPTEVVGDILLLSFVQRAHAIVHHSEGETPQDLAEINEKGEELFEERFGMTLAEATGHSH; from the coding sequence ATGGTCGATACCGAGACGTACACCATCGAAGGACCCGACGGCGACACCGACACCGTCGAACTGCCCGCCGGCCTCGTCGACGTGCTCTCCGAGCAGGGCGAGCAGCCCACGGAGGTCGTCGGTGACATCCTGCTCCTGTCGTTCGTCCAGCGCGCACACGCTATCGTTCACCACTCGGAAGGCGAGACGCCGCAGGACCTCGCCGAGATAAACGAGAAGGGCGAGGAGCTGTTCGAGGAACGCTTCGGCATGACGCTCGCCGAGGCGACGGGTCACTCGCACTGA
- a CDS encoding S8 family peptidase, with amino-acid sequence MDETPTLERRTVLKLTGAASLLPFAGRARAGSLTSLIDDTLDTASDTLQEVLVVFDSNDDVGLLESLDLVDGYYEFSVLPVGFSRLTGTQIETVAEWDEVRYVEANRELDYYNDDGREVTRAAEVQRGLGYAGENAHVVVIDSGIDGDHPDLAANLDANYQWAGDPLELTGTETLWPEVGGVDTDEIGHGTHCSGTVAGDGSASDGQYRGMAPEATLTSYSTSAGVSVLKAAAAFDHMLENGDGSTYQVVSNSYGVSSTDDFDPDATLNVASWYAYQADILPVFAASNDGPDYDTLNDYAKAPHVLGVAATNDQKEVTDFSSRGRNDGSNYDRETALSNLETYYETGEASGPLGVYRTGVAAPGNEIVSTMSPDDPLGATTGDDGEPYYASISGTSMACPHVSGIAALIVDAHVAAQGSRPTARELLATVEAEAEDALSSYEPASAGAGFVDAYDAVERAEGGDLATLDETTLV; translated from the coding sequence ATGGACGAAACACCGACGCTCGAAAGACGAACCGTACTGAAACTGACCGGCGCGGCATCGCTGCTTCCCTTCGCGGGTCGGGCGCGGGCGGGGTCGCTCACCTCGCTCATCGACGACACCCTGGACACGGCGAGCGACACGCTCCAGGAGGTGCTCGTCGTCTTCGACTCGAACGACGACGTCGGCCTCTTGGAGTCGCTGGACCTCGTCGACGGCTACTACGAGTTCTCGGTGCTTCCAGTCGGTTTTAGCCGACTGACGGGAACACAGATAGAGACCGTCGCCGAATGGGACGAGGTTCGCTACGTCGAGGCTAACCGCGAGCTCGACTACTACAACGACGACGGCCGCGAGGTGACCCGGGCGGCCGAGGTACAGCGCGGGTTGGGCTACGCCGGCGAGAACGCCCACGTCGTCGTCATCGACAGCGGCATCGACGGCGACCACCCCGACCTGGCGGCGAATCTCGACGCCAACTACCAGTGGGCCGGGGACCCGCTGGAACTCACCGGTACCGAGACGCTGTGGCCCGAGGTCGGCGGCGTCGACACCGACGAGATCGGTCACGGGACCCACTGCTCGGGCACCGTCGCCGGCGACGGCAGCGCCAGCGACGGCCAGTACCGCGGGATGGCGCCGGAGGCGACGCTCACCTCCTACTCGACCAGCGCCGGGGTTTCGGTGCTGAAAGCCGCCGCGGCGTTCGACCACATGCTCGAAAACGGCGACGGCTCGACGTATCAGGTCGTCTCGAACTCCTACGGCGTGTCGAGCACCGACGACTTCGACCCGGACGCGACGCTCAACGTCGCGTCGTGGTACGCCTACCAAGCGGACATCCTCCCGGTGTTCGCCGCCAGCAACGACGGTCCCGACTACGACACGCTGAACGACTACGCGAAAGCGCCTCACGTCCTCGGCGTCGCCGCGACGAACGACCAGAAGGAAGTCACCGACTTCTCCTCGCGCGGCCGTAACGACGGCAGCAACTACGACCGCGAGACGGCGCTGTCGAACCTCGAAACGTACTACGAGACCGGCGAGGCGTCCGGACCGCTCGGCGTCTACCGGACCGGCGTCGCCGCGCCCGGAAACGAAATCGTGAGTACGATGTCGCCGGACGACCCGCTGGGGGCGACGACTGGCGACGACGGCGAACCGTACTACGCGAGCATCAGCGGGACGAGCATGGCCTGTCCGCACGTCTCGGGTATCGCCGCCTTGATCGTCGACGCCCACGTCGCCGCGCAGGGGAGTCGACCCACGGCTCGCGAACTGCTGGCGACGGTCGAAGCCGAAGCCGAGGACGCGCTGTCGAGTTACGAACCGGCCAGCGCCGGTGCCGGATTCGTCGACGCCTACGACGCCGTCGAGCGAGCGGAGGGCGGTGACCTCGCTACCCTCGACGAGACGACGCTCGTCTGA
- a CDS encoding NAD(P)/FAD-dependent oxidoreductase codes for MTDISDEDGFVEHRRLIVAGTGIAGLTAAIYAARSNNDPLVLEGTEPGGQLTLTTEVDNFPGFPEGISGPELVNNMKSQAKRFGTEIENGVVAAVDDSQRPFRVELTNGDVYTTDALIAASGASARTLEIPGEDELMGYGLSTCATCDGAFFRDQKIVVVGGGDAAMEEASFLTKFASTVYLVHRREEFRAEDYWIDRVMEQVEDGDIELMLNTEVTELHGSPEAGVETVTMVRHPEGHPTDRLDDPETDEFEFDAGAVFYAIGHTPNTEYLENTSVQMDPEGYLKTRGGFEGGQTETDVPGIFGAGDVVDFHYQQAITAGGMGCKAAIDADDYLEGLDRAGPEAAEPAAAESDD; via the coding sequence ATGACAGACATCTCTGACGAAGATGGATTCGTCGAACACCGGCGGCTCATCGTCGCCGGCACGGGTATCGCCGGTCTCACGGCCGCGATTTACGCCGCCCGGTCGAACAACGACCCGCTCGTGTTGGAGGGTACCGAACCCGGTGGGCAGCTAACACTCACGACGGAAGTCGACAACTTCCCGGGCTTCCCCGAGGGCATCAGCGGGCCGGAGCTGGTCAACAACATGAAGTCGCAGGCGAAGCGCTTCGGCACCGAAATCGAGAACGGCGTCGTCGCCGCCGTCGACGACTCCCAGCGGCCGTTCCGCGTCGAACTCACCAACGGCGACGTCTACACGACCGACGCGCTCATCGCCGCCTCGGGTGCGAGCGCTCGGACGCTCGAAATCCCCGGCGAGGACGAGCTGATGGGCTACGGGCTGTCGACCTGCGCGACCTGCGACGGCGCGTTCTTCCGCGACCAGAAGATCGTCGTCGTCGGCGGCGGCGACGCCGCGATGGAGGAGGCGTCGTTCCTCACGAAGTTCGCGTCGACGGTGTACCTCGTCCACCGCCGCGAGGAGTTCCGCGCGGAGGATTACTGGATCGACCGCGTGATGGAGCAGGTCGAAGACGGCGATATCGAACTCATGCTCAACACCGAAGTGACGGAACTGCACGGGTCGCCCGAGGCGGGCGTCGAGACCGTGACGATGGTCCGCCACCCCGAGGGCCACCCGACCGACCGACTCGACGACCCCGAAACTGATGAGTTCGAGTTCGACGCCGGCGCGGTGTTCTACGCCATCGGCCACACGCCGAACACCGAGTACCTCGAGAACACGAGCGTGCAGATGGACCCCGAGGGCTACCTGAAGACGAGGGGCGGTTTCGAGGGCGGTCAGACCGAGACGGACGTCCCCGGCATCTTCGGCGCGGGCGACGTCGTCGACTTCCACTACCAGCAGGCCATCACCGCGGGCGGAATGGGTTGTAAAGCCGCCATCGACGCCGACGACTACCTCGAAGGTCTCGACCGCGCCGGCCCTGAGGCGGCGGAGCCGGCGGCCGCGGAATCGGACGACTGA
- a CDS encoding DUF357 domain-containing protein translates to MAADLEEKTTRYERMLADALDEAEALPPEGTPLSAMAADCREMAESYLDDGRHFREADDWVNALASFSYGYGWLDAGVRMGLFSIPEETELFTT, encoded by the coding sequence ATGGCTGCGGACCTCGAAGAGAAGACGACCCGCTACGAACGAATGCTGGCCGACGCCCTCGACGAGGCCGAAGCGCTCCCGCCCGAGGGGACGCCGCTGTCGGCGATGGCTGCCGACTGCCGGGAGATGGCCGAGTCGTACCTCGACGACGGCCGCCACTTCCGCGAGGCCGACGACTGGGTCAACGCGCTCGCCTCCTTCTCGTACGGCTACGGCTGGCTCGACGCGGGCGTCCGAATGGGACTGTTCTCGATTCCCGAAGAGACGGAACTGTTCACGACGTGA
- a CDS encoding YbaK/EbsC family protein, protein MHPRAQAFAERAAKSYGLDVTVREFPEGTKTAADAADAVGCEVGQIASSLVFTIEADDGTETLVVVITSGANRVSEEALAAELGVASDAVSMADPELIRERVGWAIGGVPPFCHDSDVRTFIDPSLLEFETVWAAAGTPSAVFALTPESLREHASATVTDVTTGSS, encoded by the coding sequence ATGCACCCTCGTGCACAGGCGTTCGCCGAACGCGCCGCCAAGTCGTACGGTCTCGACGTGACCGTTCGTGAGTTTCCCGAAGGAACGAAGACCGCCGCTGACGCCGCCGACGCCGTCGGCTGTGAAGTCGGCCAGATTGCCAGCAGTCTCGTGTTCACCATCGAGGCCGACGACGGAACCGAGACGCTCGTCGTCGTCATCACAAGCGGTGCGAATCGCGTCAGCGAGGAGGCGCTCGCCGCGGAGCTGGGCGTCGCATCCGATGCCGTCTCGATGGCCGACCCGGAGCTGATTCGAGAGCGAGTCGGCTGGGCCATCGGCGGCGTGCCGCCGTTCTGTCACGACTCAGACGTTCGGACGTTCATCGACCCCTCGCTTCTGGAGTTCGAGACCGTCTGGGCGGCCGCCGGCACGCCCAGCGCCGTCTTCGCGCTCACGCCGGAGTCGCTCCGCGAGCACGCGAGCGCCACTGTCACCGACGTCACCACCGGTTCGAGTTAA
- a CDS encoding acetate--CoA ligase family protein gives MGALSELFAPGRIAVVGATAREGSIGRAITQNLVDDYDGEVVPVNPNYDEVLGLSCVDSVGESDADLAVVVVPPQIAVDAVREAGESGVENVVVITAGFGETGSEGAARERELREVAEEHDINLVGPNSLGVMSTPNGMNATFGPDNALEGGLSFMSQSGAFITAVLDWANDEGVGFKDVVSLGNKAVLDETDFVAEWGDDPDTDVVIGYLEGIENGRAFIDTAREVTQDTPILLVKSGKTDAGAQAASSHTGTIAGSDRAYEAGLEQAGVLRASSPQELFDAAQMLANQPLPESKKIAVITNAGGPGVMATDAVGESDLEMATFSDETLDAFGEKLPEEGNIYNPVDVVGDADIDRFRDALDIALADENVSCALVLSAPTAVLDYGELAEATVELREKHEKPVAACFMGGERVDAAEGVLRDAGIPNYFDPARAVESLDALGEYRDIQRREYDDPVEFDVDREHVRSILEDAAERGDTRIGVEAMDLLDAYGIPIPAGDIVDSPEDAVSAAQDIDGDVVMKIVSPDILHKSDIGGVKVGVENEDVFDAYEDLITRARNYQPDATILGVQVQEMVNLDDGVETIVGMNRDPQFGPLLMFGLGGIFVEILEDTTFRVAPVSETEAREMTDEIQTAPLLRGARGRDPVDRDAIVETIQRLSQLVSDFPAILELDINPLVALPKEGDETGVQAVDVRLTIDPDQL, from the coding sequence ATGGGAGCGCTATCTGAACTGTTCGCGCCAGGACGCATCGCCGTTGTCGGCGCGACTGCGCGTGAAGGGTCTATCGGCCGCGCCATTACGCAGAACCTCGTCGACGACTACGACGGCGAGGTCGTGCCGGTAAACCCCAACTACGACGAGGTGCTCGGACTCTCGTGTGTCGACTCCGTCGGCGAGAGCGACGCCGACCTCGCGGTGGTCGTCGTCCCGCCGCAGATCGCCGTCGACGCCGTCCGCGAGGCCGGAGAGAGCGGCGTGGAGAACGTCGTCGTCATCACCGCCGGGTTCGGCGAAACCGGCAGTGAGGGCGCGGCCCGCGAACGAGAGCTCCGCGAGGTCGCCGAAGAACACGACATCAACCTCGTCGGACCGAACAGCCTCGGTGTCATGAGCACGCCGAACGGGATGAACGCCACCTTCGGCCCCGACAACGCCCTCGAAGGCGGCCTCTCCTTTATGAGCCAGTCGGGCGCGTTCATCACCGCCGTCCTCGACTGGGCCAACGACGAGGGCGTCGGCTTCAAGGACGTCGTCTCGCTCGGTAACAAGGCCGTCCTCGACGAGACAGACTTCGTCGCCGAGTGGGGCGACGACCCCGACACCGACGTCGTCATCGGCTACCTCGAAGGTATCGAGAACGGTCGGGCGTTCATCGACACCGCCCGCGAGGTGACGCAGGACACACCGATTCTGCTCGTCAAATCCGGGAAGACCGACGCCGGAGCGCAGGCGGCGTCGTCGCATACGGGCACGATTGCGGGGTCGGACCGCGCCTACGAAGCGGGGCTCGAACAGGCGGGCGTGCTGCGCGCCTCGTCGCCGCAGGAACTGTTCGACGCGGCGCAGATGCTCGCCAACCAGCCGCTGCCGGAGTCGAAGAAGATCGCCGTCATCACGAACGCCGGCGGCCCCGGCGTGATGGCGACCGACGCCGTCGGCGAGTCGGACCTGGAGATGGCGACGTTCTCCGACGAGACGCTCGACGCCTTCGGCGAGAAGCTACCCGAGGAGGGCAACATCTACAACCCGGTCGACGTGGTCGGCGACGCCGACATCGACCGCTTCCGCGACGCCCTCGACATCGCACTCGCCGACGAGAACGTCAGCTGTGCGCTCGTGCTCTCGGCACCCACCGCGGTGCTCGACTACGGGGAACTCGCCGAAGCGACGGTGGAACTCCGCGAGAAACACGAGAAACCGGTCGCCGCCTGTTTCATGGGCGGCGAGCGCGTCGACGCCGCCGAGGGGGTGCTGCGCGACGCGGGCATCCCGAACTACTTCGACCCCGCCCGCGCCGTCGAGAGCCTCGACGCCCTCGGCGAGTACCGCGACATCCAGCGACGCGAGTACGACGACCCCGTCGAGTTCGACGTCGACCGCGAGCACGTCCGGTCGATACTGGAGGACGCCGCCGAGCGCGGCGACACTCGAATCGGCGTCGAGGCGATGGACCTGCTGGACGCCTACGGCATTCCGATTCCGGCCGGCGACATCGTCGACAGCCCCGAGGACGCCGTCTCCGCCGCTCAGGACATCGACGGCGACGTCGTGATGAAGATCGTCAGCCCGGACATCCTCCACAAGTCCGACATCGGCGGCGTCAAGGTCGGCGTCGAGAACGAGGACGTGTTCGACGCCTACGAGGACCTCATCACGCGGGCGCGGAACTACCAGCCGGACGCGACGATTCTCGGCGTCCAAGTCCAGGAGATGGTGAACCTCGACGACGGCGTCGAGACCATCGTGGGGATGAACCGTGACCCGCAGTTCGGGCCGCTCTTGATGTTCGGTCTCGGCGGCATCTTCGTCGAGATTCTGGAGGACACGACGTTCCGCGTCGCGCCCGTCTCCGAGACCGAGGCACGGGAGATGACCGACGAGATTCAGACCGCGCCGCTGCTGCGCGGCGCGCGCGGCCGAGATCCGGTCGACCGCGACGCCATCGTCGAGACCATCCAGCGGCTCTCGCAACTCGTCTCGGACTTCCCGGCCATCCTCGAACTCGACATCAACCCGCTCGTCGCGCTCCCGAAAGAGGGAGACGAGACTGGCGTTCAGGCGGTCGACGTCCGACTGACCATCGACCCGGACCAACTATAA
- a CDS encoding winged helix-turn-helix domain-containing protein translates to MESVLWYVLTSTRGGDNRLRLLLAAHEEPRNANQFATDLHLDYKTVRHHLDVLVENDILEPVSEGYGARYRPTDKVHHHWETVEKILDEADGDRYRV, encoded by the coding sequence ATGGAGTCCGTCCTCTGGTACGTGCTGACGAGCACGCGTGGCGGCGACAACCGGCTTCGACTCCTCCTCGCCGCCCACGAGGAACCCCGCAACGCTAATCAGTTCGCCACCGACCTCCACCTCGACTACAAGACGGTTCGCCACCACCTCGACGTGCTCGTCGAGAACGATATCCTCGAACCCGTCAGCGAAGGGTACGGCGCTCGATACCGACCGACCGACAAGGTTCACCACCACTGGGAGACGGTCGAGAAGATACTCGACGAGGCCGACGGCGACCGGTACCGAGTCTGA
- a CDS encoding DUF1328 family protein, whose amino-acid sequence MLAELANATAALPLQSGGFLELAVLFIVLAIVSYVVGARGIAGVTMEIARILILVFIVLAILSFLL is encoded by the coding sequence ATGCTAGCCGAACTCGCAAACGCGACGGCGGCACTTCCGTTGCAGTCCGGCGGGTTCCTCGAACTCGCCGTGCTGTTTATCGTCCTGGCCATCGTCTCCTACGTGGTCGGTGCGCGGGGCATCGCGGGCGTTACGATGGAGATCGCCCGAATCCTCATCCTCGTGTTCATCGTCCTAGCGATACTGTCGTTCTTGCTGTAG
- a CDS encoding FAD synthase, with amino-acid sequence MTTVIAQGTFDLLHPGHVHYLTEAASMGDELHVIVARRDNVTHKEKPILSDRQRRDLVAALGVVDEAHLGHHEDIFVPIEEIQPDLIVLGYDQHHDKATIESALAARGIDCAVERASAREPRYPDELLSTGDIIERILSQRGC; translated from the coding sequence ATGACGACGGTGATCGCACAGGGCACGTTCGACCTGCTCCACCCGGGGCACGTTCACTATCTCACCGAGGCCGCCTCGATGGGCGACGAGCTCCACGTCATCGTCGCCCGACGCGACAACGTCACCCACAAGGAGAAACCGATTCTCTCGGACCGCCAGCGCCGCGATCTGGTCGCCGCGCTCGGCGTCGTCGACGAAGCGCATCTCGGCCACCACGAGGATATCTTCGTCCCCATCGAGGAGATTCAACCCGACCTCATCGTCCTCGGCTACGACCAACACCACGACAAGGCGACCATCGAGTCGGCGTTGGCCGCCCGCGGTATCGACTGCGCCGTCGAACGCGCCTCCGCGAGAGAACCGCGCTACCCCGACGAACTGCTCTCGACGGGCGACATCATCGAACGAATCCTCTCCCAGCGCGGTTGCTGA